The proteins below are encoded in one region of Acidobacteriota bacterium:
- a CDS encoding sodium:solute symporter family protein: MSDPLVQLALAAALYVSVVLVLGAIATRRAGRSPEEYFLAGRTLGPLVLFMALFGTNNTSFVLVGIPGLAYGLGIGVFGLNAPIVALGIPLTFWAIGSPARRLAAKLEALTPAELYAKHLKSKTVGFVLFGLFTLYTVPYMVQAVKSAALILSESSDGRLSAAVAALGVVLVALAYTSLGGMRATAWTNVFQGVVFMVFMVAAFFLMSHSLGGLSAAMERVRDVDPSLLVKGSGGLFAPKAWASWGLVISLTVITFPHMMVRLMSADQEKTLRQVSRYYPVALGILWVPAVLIGVWGAAAFPGLEVPDQVFHRMTATHLPAILGSLGFLAVLAAVMSTLDAQILTLSSMVVRDVIEPARGKKLDSEVWVGRIFSAAIGAVVFVLAITWDDSVFGISRKAFEGYLTLFPTLLLGVRWQRFTAGGALASLAAGNAVLILGWSGHLPTAGFLPPFWALVAGFVAGIAVSRLRPANQPA; encoded by the coding sequence ATGAGCGATCCCCTCGTCCAGCTCGCCCTGGCGGCCGCCCTCTATGTGTCAGTGGTGCTGGTGCTCGGCGCGATCGCCACCCGGCGTGCTGGCCGGTCGCCGGAGGAGTACTTTCTGGCCGGCCGGACCCTCGGACCGCTGGTGTTGTTCATGGCGCTCTTCGGCACCAACAACACCTCCTTCGTCTTGGTGGGAATTCCCGGCCTCGCCTACGGCCTCGGCATCGGTGTCTTCGGTCTCAACGCGCCGATCGTCGCGCTGGGCATTCCCTTGACCTTTTGGGCGATCGGCTCCCCCGCTCGCCGGCTAGCGGCAAAGCTGGAGGCGCTGACCCCGGCGGAGCTCTACGCCAAGCATCTGAAGTCGAAGACCGTCGGTTTCGTGCTCTTCGGGCTCTTCACCCTCTACACCGTGCCGTACATGGTGCAGGCGGTGAAGAGCGCGGCGTTGATCCTCTCGGAGTCGAGCGACGGGCGCCTTTCGGCCGCCGTCGCCGCCCTCGGCGTGGTGTTGGTCGCCCTCGCCTACACCAGTCTCGGCGGCATGCGGGCAACGGCCTGGACCAACGTCTTCCAGGGGGTGGTGTTCATGGTCTTCATGGTAGCGGCCTTCTTCCTGATGTCGCATTCCCTCGGGGGATTGAGCGCCGCCATGGAGCGGGTGCGGGACGTCGATCCATCCCTGCTGGTCAAGGGCAGCGGCGGACTGTTCGCTCCCAAGGCCTGGGCCTCTTGGGGGCTGGTGATCTCGCTGACGGTGATCACCTTCCCCCACATGATGGTGCGGTTGATGTCCGCCGACCAGGAGAAGACCCTGCGCCAAGTCAGCCGCTACTACCCGGTGGCTCTGGGCATCCTATGGGTGCCGGCGGTGTTGATCGGAGTCTGGGGCGCCGCGGCCTTTCCCGGGCTCGAAGTGCCGGATCAAGTGTTCCACCGGATGACCGCCACGCACTTGCCGGCGATTCTCGGCAGCCTGGGCTTCCTGGCAGTGCTGGCGGCGGTAATGTCCACCCTCGATGCGCAGATCCTGACCCTGAGTTCGATGGTGGTGCGCGACGTCATCGAGCCCGCTCGCGGCAAGAAGCTCGACTCGGAAGTGTGGGTGGGGCGTATCTTCTCGGCGGCCATCGGGGCGGTGGTGTTCGTGCTCGCCATCACCTGGGACGACTCCGTTTTCGGCATCTCCCGCAAGGCTTTCGAAGGCTACCTGACGCTCTTTCCGACCCTGCTCCTCGGCGTTCGCTGGCAGCGTTTCACCGCCGGCGGCGCCCTCGCTTCGCTGGCCGCCGGCAACGCGGTGCTGATTCTGGGCTGGAGCGGCCACCTGCCGACGGCGGGATTCCTGCCGCCTTTCTGGGCCCTGGTCGCAGGCTTCGTCGCCGGCATCGCGGTGAGCCGTTTGCGCCCGGCCAACCAGCCGGCCTGA
- a CDS encoding M3 family oligoendopeptidase: MTISNPTPSHSSPPISSSSTTYSLTGWDLSELLPNTEPAEVDRRLAALTADVEAFEGLRPQLTAAMERNDFLQVVFSFEAIFERFDTFLGYASLWFAEDTQSRPAQSFRNRIDQIVTGLHNRILFFEVWWKSLDDAAAERLLPTVEEHADHRHFLANLRREKPFTLRESSEQLINVKDSNGMSALLTLYSMLTNRLEYRLEVDGEEKVLPRDGLMSYVFSPRAELREKAYRELYGTYEEEATILGQIYSNRVRDWAAENLDLRGFSSPIAVRNLHNDIPDEAAQVLLDVAAENARVFRRYFRMKAQWLGMDRLRRYDLYAPIATSDREIPYEEAVASVLDTFADFHPRVAELAERVFRNGHIDSEVRKGKRGGAFCSTVLPRFTPWVLVNYNNRVRDVATLAHELGHAVHSMLAEDHSCFTQHASLPLAETASVFAEMLMTDRLLRAETDPLTRRELLAASVDDFYATVLRQAYFVRFEIDAHRAVLEGGSVDELNALYMEGLAHQFGDSIDVAPEFQYEWLSIPHIFHTPFYCYAYSFGQLLVLALYRRYLEEGEAFKPGYLKLLSYGGSARPQEILEEAGIDMTDPEFWRDGFRLVEDRVDELEALEE; the protein is encoded by the coding sequence ATGACCATATCCAATCCCACTCCATCTCACTCCAGTCCACCCATCTCCAGCTCTTCCACCACCTACTCGCTGACCGGCTGGGACCTCTCGGAGCTCCTTCCCAACACCGAACCCGCCGAAGTCGATCGTCGTCTCGCCGCCCTGACAGCGGATGTCGAAGCCTTCGAGGGTCTGCGGCCGCAGTTGACCGCGGCGATGGAACGGAACGATTTTCTTCAGGTGGTTTTTTCCTTCGAGGCGATCTTCGAGCGGTTCGACACCTTTCTCGGCTATGCCTCCTTGTGGTTTGCCGAAGACACCCAGTCGCGACCGGCGCAGAGTTTCCGCAACCGTATCGATCAGATCGTCACCGGTCTGCACAACCGCATTCTGTTCTTCGAGGTGTGGTGGAAGTCCCTCGACGACGCGGCGGCGGAGCGGCTGCTGCCGACCGTTGAAGAGCACGCCGACCATCGGCACTTCCTGGCCAACCTGCGCCGCGAGAAGCCGTTCACCCTGCGCGAGTCTTCGGAGCAGTTGATCAACGTCAAGGACTCGAACGGCATGAGCGCCCTGCTGACGCTCTATTCGATGCTCACCAACCGCCTCGAGTACCGTCTCGAAGTGGACGGCGAGGAGAAAGTCCTGCCGCGCGACGGCCTGATGAGTTACGTTTTCTCGCCCCGCGCCGAGCTGCGCGAAAAAGCCTACCGCGAGCTCTACGGCACCTACGAGGAGGAGGCCACCATCCTCGGCCAGATCTACTCCAATCGAGTGCGAGACTGGGCCGCCGAGAACCTCGACTTGCGCGGCTTTTCTTCCCCCATCGCGGTCCGCAACCTGCACAACGACATCCCCGATGAAGCGGCCCAGGTACTCCTCGATGTAGCCGCCGAGAACGCTCGAGTGTTCCGCCGTTACTTCCGCATGAAGGCCCAATGGCTGGGGATGGATCGCCTACGCCGCTACGACCTCTACGCCCCCATCGCCACGTCTGACCGGGAGATTCCCTACGAAGAAGCGGTCGCTTCGGTGCTCGACACCTTCGCCGACTTCCACCCGCGGGTGGCGGAGCTGGCCGAGCGGGTCTTCCGCAACGGCCACATCGACAGTGAGGTGCGCAAGGGCAAGCGGGGCGGAGCCTTCTGCTCCACGGTGCTACCGCGCTTCACACCGTGGGTGTTGGTGAACTACAACAACCGGGTGCGGGACGTAGCCACTCTGGCCCACGAACTGGGCCACGCCGTCCACAGCATGCTGGCCGAAGACCACTCCTGCTTCACTCAGCACGCCTCCCTGCCGCTAGCGGAAACGGCCTCGGTGTTCGCGGAGATGTTGATGACCGATCGCCTGCTGCGGGCGGAGACAGATCCCCTGACCCGCCGCGAGCTGCTGGCCGCCTCGGTGGACGATTTCTACGCCACCGTGCTGCGCCAGGCCTACTTCGTGCGCTTCGAGATCGACGCCCATCGCGCTGTCCTCGAAGGCGGATCGGTAGACGAACTGAACGCCCTCTATATGGAAGGCCTGGCCCATCAGTTCGGCGACTCGATCGATGTGGCGCCGGAGTTTCAGTACGAGTGGTTGAGCATCCCCCACATCTTCCACACGCCCTTCTATTGCTACGCCTACAGCTTTGGACAGCTCCTGGTGTTGGCCCTCTACCGCCGCTACCTGGAAGAGGGAGAAGCCTTCAAACCTGGATACTTGAAATTGCTCAGCTATGGCGGGTCAGCGCGACCCCAGGAAATTCTCGAAGAGGCCGGTATCGACATGACCGATCCGGAATTCTGGCGCGACGGCTTCCGGCTGGTGGAAGACCGAGTGGACGAGCTGGAGGCGCTGGAAGAGTAA